The following are from one region of the Hymenobacter sp. YIM 151858-1 genome:
- a CDS encoding peptide MFS transporter — MQVATAQAPPPTPTSSKHPPGLYLLFFTEMWERFSYYGMRGLLTLYLTKTAVQGGLGISEASATLIYGYFTGFVYFTPIIGGYIADKYIGQRRAILIGGITMAIAQLCLFMQPALSTEAAIFGMPWPTALGLLLLILGNGFFKPNISTIVGKLYQQGDPKRDAAFTIFYMGINVGAFFAPLVCGYLAEDLFATKTVIDGVTQVSSYGFRYGFLAAGIGMILGQLAFNLLGKKYLGDVGLYPEGKGADNKTVEKTPLTKEETDRMAVIFIITLFVVFFWAGFEQAGSSLTLYTDKYINREVFGFLIPTSWFQSVNPAFIVLMAPLVAGVWLSLGRKGKDLSIPVKMGLGMILLGVGFLFMVGAVMERGGDVQDQTVKASILWLLATYFFHTIGELCLSPIGLSMVSRLSPVSLTSMLMGVWFLAPFVAQIAGGYIAAYVEELGALTVFGLIAGFVIVAGLLLIAIAKKLFHMMHGRG; from the coding sequence ATGCAAGTAGCAACCGCTCAGGCGCCGCCGCCAACCCCGACGAGCTCCAAGCACCCGCCCGGCCTGTATCTGCTGTTCTTCACCGAAATGTGGGAACGGTTCAGCTACTACGGCATGCGTGGTTTGCTGACGCTGTACCTCACCAAAACCGCCGTGCAGGGCGGCCTGGGCATTTCCGAAGCTAGCGCTACGCTGATTTACGGCTACTTCACGGGCTTCGTGTATTTCACGCCCATTATCGGCGGCTACATCGCCGATAAGTACATCGGCCAGCGCCGCGCCATCCTCATCGGTGGTATCACCATGGCCATTGCGCAGCTGTGCTTGTTTATGCAGCCGGCGCTTTCGACGGAGGCGGCCATTTTTGGCATGCCCTGGCCTACGGCCCTAGGTCTGCTGCTGCTGATTCTGGGCAACGGCTTCTTCAAGCCGAACATCTCGACCATCGTTGGTAAGCTTTACCAGCAAGGCGACCCGAAGCGCGATGCTGCCTTCACGATTTTCTACATGGGCATCAACGTGGGCGCGTTCTTCGCTCCGCTGGTGTGCGGCTACCTGGCCGAAGACCTGTTTGCCACCAAAACCGTGATTGATGGCGTTACGCAGGTAAGCAGCTACGGCTTCCGTTACGGCTTCCTGGCAGCCGGTATTGGCATGATCCTGGGCCAGCTGGCCTTTAACCTCCTGGGTAAAAAGTACCTAGGCGACGTGGGCTTGTACCCCGAGGGCAAAGGTGCCGACAACAAAACCGTTGAGAAAACCCCGCTGACGAAGGAAGAAACCGACCGCATGGCGGTAATCTTTATCATCACGCTGTTTGTGGTGTTCTTCTGGGCCGGCTTCGAGCAGGCTGGTTCGTCGCTCACCCTCTACACCGATAAGTACATCAACCGCGAGGTGTTCGGCTTCCTGATTCCGACGTCGTGGTTCCAGTCGGTAAACCCCGCCTTCATCGTACTGATGGCTCCGCTGGTGGCCGGTGTATGGCTGAGCCTCGGCCGCAAAGGCAAGGACCTGAGCATCCCCGTAAAAATGGGCTTGGGCATGATCCTGCTCGGTGTGGGCTTCCTGTTCATGGTTGGCGCCGTAATGGAGCGCGGCGGCGACGTGCAAGACCAAACCGTTAAGGCCAGCATCCTGTGGCTGTTGGCTACCTACTTCTTCCACACCATTGGCGAGCTGTGCCTGTCGCCCATCGGCCTCTCGATGGTGTCGCGCCTCTCGCCGGTGTCGCTCACTTCGATGCTGATGGGCGTGTGGTTCCTGGCTCCGTTCGTGGCGCAGATTGCCGGTGGCTACATTGCCGCCTACGTGGAAGAGCTGGGTGCCCTGACGGTGTTTGGCCTGATTGCTGGCTTTGTAATCGTGGCAGGCTTGCTGCTGATTGCCATTGCCAAAAAGCTGTTCCATATGATGCACGGCCGCGGCTAA
- a CDS encoding sigma-54 interaction domain-containing protein, translated as MTPSEIQSIKQRFGIIGNAPTLNHAIQVAAQVAPTDMTVLITGESGSGKESFSKIIHALSPRKHGQFIAVNCGAIPEGTIDSELFGHEKGSFTGATEARKGYFEVTNGGTIFLDEIGEMPLGTQARLLRVLENGEFIRVGSSKVQKTDVRVVAATNVNLLNAVSEGRFREDLYYRLNTVPITVPPLRERGDDIYLLFRKFATDFAERYRVKPIALLPDAVQELQRFRFPGNIRQLKNIAEQMSVLEMDREVDARRLRQYLPQEQTSNLPMLLGATADGTAPQGVSERELLYKVLFDMRRDMTDLKRLVLEMAAGSARGDAGQAQELVRQNSHLFTNLSVAPYEGGTRLGRPAAEPSESFIINAQPAADFDEEDDIQRVEDIPHETEEESLSLEAKEKEMIIKALKKHHNKRKYAAQDLGISERTLYRKLKQYDLE; from the coding sequence TTGACCCCTTCCGAAATACAATCCATTAAGCAACGCTTCGGCATTATTGGCAACGCCCCGACGCTCAACCACGCCATTCAGGTAGCGGCCCAGGTGGCGCCTACCGATATGACCGTGCTCATTACCGGCGAGAGTGGCTCGGGCAAGGAGTCGTTTTCGAAGATTATTCACGCCCTGTCGCCGCGTAAGCACGGGCAGTTTATCGCCGTGAACTGCGGCGCCATTCCGGAAGGCACCATCGATTCGGAGCTGTTTGGGCACGAAAAAGGCTCGTTTACGGGCGCTACCGAGGCCCGCAAGGGTTACTTCGAAGTAACCAATGGCGGCACCATCTTCCTCGATGAGATAGGCGAGATGCCCCTGGGTACGCAGGCCCGCCTGCTGCGCGTGCTTGAAAACGGGGAGTTTATTCGGGTGGGCTCCAGCAAGGTGCAGAAAACCGACGTGCGCGTGGTGGCCGCTACCAACGTGAACCTGCTGAACGCAGTGAGCGAAGGCCGCTTCCGTGAAGACCTGTACTACCGCCTGAACACCGTACCCATTACGGTACCGCCGCTGCGCGAGCGGGGCGACGATATCTACCTACTGTTCCGGAAGTTCGCCACCGATTTTGCCGAGCGCTACCGCGTGAAGCCCATTGCCTTGCTCCCCGATGCGGTGCAGGAGCTGCAGCGCTTCCGCTTTCCCGGCAACATCCGCCAACTAAAGAACATAGCCGAGCAGATGTCGGTGCTGGAGATGGACCGCGAAGTGGATGCCCGCCGCCTGCGGCAGTACCTGCCGCAGGAGCAAACCTCCAACCTGCCGATGCTCCTAGGTGCCACGGCCGATGGCACGGCCCCGCAGGGCGTATCGGAGCGCGAGCTGCTGTACAAGGTGCTCTTCGACATGCGCCGCGACATGACCGACCTAAAGCGCTTGGTGCTCGAAATGGCGGCCGGCTCGGCCCGCGGCGACGCCGGACAGGCACAGGAGCTGGTTCGTCAGAACAGCCACTTGTTCACTAACCTCAGCGTGGCTCCTTACGAAGGCGGCACGCGCCTAGGTCGCCCGGCCGCCGAGCCCAGCGAGTCGTTCATCATCAACGCCCAACCCGCCGCCGATTTTGATGAAGAAGATGACATTCAGCGTGTTGAGGATATACCCCACGAAACCGAGGAAGAGAGTTTGTCGCTCGAGGCCAAGGAAAAGGAAATGATTATTAAAGCGTTGAAGAAGCACCACAACAAGCGCAAGTACGCCGCTCAGGACCTAGGCATTTCGGAACGCACCCTGTACCGCAAACTCAAGCAGTATGATCTGGAATAA
- the secG gene encoding preprotein translocase subunit SecG: MYTAIIVLALIVCVLLALVVLAQNSKGGGLAGGFSAGGTAQLMGVKRTGDLLERLTWGFAIALIVLSLVSHMQLSNQSAGPLRSVNQQKALEARLPAAPPTAPATPVPGAPGAAAPAQQTPAPAQQPAPAPAQ; the protein is encoded by the coding sequence ATGTACACCGCTATTATCGTACTTGCCCTCATTGTATGCGTGTTGCTGGCCCTGGTGGTGCTGGCCCAAAACTCGAAGGGCGGCGGTTTGGCCGGCGGCTTTTCGGCCGGTGGCACAGCCCAACTGATGGGCGTTAAGCGCACCGGCGACCTGCTGGAGCGCCTGACCTGGGGTTTTGCCATTGCCCTGATTGTGCTGTCGCTGGTTTCGCACATGCAGCTCAGCAACCAGTCGGCGGGCCCGCTGCGCAGCGTAAACCAGCAGAAGGCGCTGGAAGCTCGCCTGCCCGCAGCTCCGCCCACCGCACCGGCAACCCCGGTACCGGGCGCACCCGGCGCAGCAGCGCCGGCCCAACAGACGCCGGCTCCGGCTCAGCAACCTGCTCCGGCCCCTGCCCAATAA
- the miaB gene encoding tRNA (N6-isopentenyl adenosine(37)-C2)-methylthiotransferase MiaB: protein MSQPILTLDFLDKAAAPAAEQLPADVRVSEPTHTGRQRRLYIESYGCQMNYSDSEIVSSILYDEGFDTTSELSEADLVLLNTCSIREKAEITVRQRLKEINAHKRRRPGLLVGVLGCMAERLKSKFLEEEQIVDLVVGPDAYRDLPRLIKEVDGGQRAVNVLLSRDETYADITPVRLNSNGITAFISIMRGCDNMCSFCVVPFTRGRERSRDAHSIVQEAQDLFNKGFKEVTLLGQNVDSYKWQSEDGTEFVNFAGLLERVALVSPELRVRFSTSHPKDITDEVLHTMAKHDNVCNYIHLPAQSGNSRVLKLMNRTYDREWYLDRVAAIRRILGVDCGISTDMIAGFCTETEEEHQETLSLMDHVQYDMAYMFFYSERPGTLAARKLEDDVPLEVKKRRLAEIIARQQQHSHIRSQMAVGKVHRVLVEGVSKRSAEHLSGRNDQNKVVIFPRKHYKQGDYVNVFVKECTSTTLLGESVE, encoded by the coding sequence ATGTCTCAACCCATTCTTACGCTTGATTTCCTGGATAAGGCCGCTGCTCCGGCCGCCGAGCAACTGCCCGCCGACGTGCGCGTGAGCGAACCAACGCACACGGGCCGCCAGCGCCGCTTGTACATCGAGAGCTACGGTTGCCAGATGAATTATTCCGATTCCGAAATCGTGTCGAGCATCCTCTACGATGAGGGTTTCGATACGACCAGCGAGTTATCGGAGGCCGATTTGGTGCTGCTGAACACCTGCTCTATCCGCGAGAAGGCCGAAATCACGGTTCGTCAGCGCCTTAAGGAAATCAACGCGCACAAGCGCCGACGCCCCGGTTTGCTGGTAGGCGTACTGGGCTGCATGGCCGAGCGCCTGAAAAGCAAATTCCTGGAAGAGGAGCAAATCGTGGACCTGGTAGTAGGCCCTGATGCCTACCGCGACCTGCCCCGCCTCATTAAAGAGGTGGATGGTGGCCAGCGTGCCGTGAACGTGCTGCTGAGCCGCGACGAAACCTACGCCGACATTACACCGGTGCGCCTGAACTCGAACGGCATCACGGCTTTCATCAGCATCATGCGCGGCTGCGATAATATGTGCTCGTTCTGCGTGGTGCCCTTCACCCGTGGTCGTGAGCGCAGCCGCGACGCGCACAGCATCGTTCAGGAGGCGCAGGACCTTTTCAACAAGGGCTTTAAGGAGGTAACGCTACTGGGCCAGAACGTAGACAGTTACAAGTGGCAATCGGAGGACGGCACGGAGTTCGTAAACTTCGCCGGGCTGCTCGAGCGCGTGGCCCTGGTAAGCCCCGAGCTGCGCGTGCGTTTCTCCACCTCGCACCCCAAAGACATTACCGACGAGGTGCTCCACACCATGGCCAAGCACGACAACGTGTGCAACTACATTCACCTGCCAGCCCAGAGCGGTAACTCGCGCGTGCTCAAGCTGATGAACCGCACCTACGACCGCGAGTGGTACCTCGACCGCGTGGCCGCCATCCGCCGCATCCTGGGGGTTGACTGCGGCATCAGCACCGACATGATTGCCGGCTTCTGCACCGAAACCGAGGAGGAGCACCAGGAAACCCTAAGCCTGATGGACCACGTGCAGTACGACATGGCTTACATGTTCTTCTACTCCGAGCGCCCCGGTACCCTCGCCGCCCGCAAGCTGGAAGACGACGTTCCGCTGGAGGTAAAGAAGCGCCGCCTCGCCGAAATCATTGCCCGGCAACAGCAGCACTCGCATATCCGCAGCCAAATGGCCGTAGGCAAAGTGCACCGTGTGCTGGTAGAAGGCGTTTCGAAGCGCAGCGCCGAGCACCTAAGCGGCCGCAACGACCAGAACAAGGTGGTCATCTTCCCCCGCAAGCACTACAAGCAGGGCGACTACGTGAACGTGTTCGTGAAGGAGTGCACCAGCACGACGCTTCTTGGCGAATCGGTGGAGTAA
- a CDS encoding LptE family protein yields the protein MIWNKLAGIRHLGFVVAILLCLLPLAGCGVYSFTGTNIDPSVKTFSVGTLQNNAANGPSFLSQRLTEDFKDYFQRNTTLKLVPRDGDLQFEGQVVAYDFAPAAIQSTDGQDRAGINRLTIQVRVKFTNTKDPKQDFEQTFQSNADFAATENVNTIVNDPTANRRITDRIITDVFNKSVANW from the coding sequence ATGATCTGGAATAAGCTGGCTGGTATCCGACACCTAGGCTTTGTAGTAGCAATACTGCTTTGCCTGCTGCCCCTGGCGGGCTGCGGCGTGTACTCGTTTACCGGCACCAACATCGACCCGTCGGTGAAGACCTTTTCGGTGGGCACGCTGCAGAACAACGCCGCCAACGGCCCCTCCTTCCTGTCGCAGCGCCTTACCGAAGACTTCAAGGACTATTTCCAGCGCAACACCACGCTCAAACTTGTGCCGCGCGATGGCGACCTGCAGTTTGAGGGCCAGGTAGTTGCCTACGATTTTGCGCCGGCCGCTATTCAGAGCACCGATGGGCAAGATCGGGCGGGCATCAACCGACTGACCATTCAGGTGCGCGTCAAGTTTACCAACACCAAAGACCCCAAACAGGACTTTGAGCAAACGTTTCAGAGCAACGCCGACTTTGCCGCTACTGAAAACGTGAACACCATCGTGAACGACCCCACGGCCAACCGCCGCATTACCGACCGCATCATCACCGATGTGTTCAACAAGTCGGTTGCCAACTGGTAG
- the groL gene encoding chaperonin GroEL (60 kDa chaperone family; promotes refolding of misfolded polypeptides especially under stressful conditions; forms two stacked rings of heptamers to form a barrel-shaped 14mer; ends can be capped by GroES; misfolded proteins enter the barrel where they are refolded when GroES binds), protein MAAKLVQFDIEGRNKLVAGVDKLANAVKVTLGPKGRNVVIDKKFGAPSITKDGVTVAKEIELKDPIENMGAQLVKEVASKTADQAGDGTTTATVLAQAIYRAGLKNVAAGANPMDLKRGIDKAVQAVVANLKQQSKKIENSSEIAQVGTISANNDTEIGQMIANAMDKVGKEGVITVEEARGTETEVKTVEGMQFDRGYLSPYFVTNAEKMEAELDSPFILIYDKKVSTMKELLPVLEQVVQTGKPLLIIAEDVDGEALATLVVNKLRGSLKIAAVKAPGFGDRRKAMLEDIAALTGGTVISEERGYKLDNATLDYLGQAEKIIVDKDNTTIVNGRGRSEDIQARVGQIKAQIETTTSDYDKEKLQERLAKLSGGVAILYIGASTEVEMKEKKDRVDDALHATRAAVEEGVVPGGGVALVRALDSLEAVDTINSDERTGVNIIRTALEAPLRTIVANAGGEGSVVVQKVRDGQGDFGYNAREDRYENLMAAGILDPTKVTRLALENAASIAGLLLTTECVISEEAEEDKAGAGAAAGMGGMGGMGGMM, encoded by the coding sequence ATGGCAGCTAAACTCGTTCAATTCGACATCGAAGGCCGCAACAAGCTGGTGGCCGGCGTAGATAAACTGGCTAACGCCGTTAAAGTAACCCTTGGCCCGAAAGGCCGCAACGTGGTTATCGACAAGAAGTTCGGTGCCCCGAGCATCACCAAGGACGGTGTAACCGTAGCCAAGGAAATCGAGCTGAAGGACCCCATCGAAAACATGGGTGCGCAGCTGGTGAAAGAGGTTGCCTCGAAAACCGCTGACCAAGCCGGCGACGGCACCACCACCGCTACCGTACTGGCCCAGGCCATCTACCGCGCTGGCCTGAAGAACGTGGCCGCTGGTGCCAACCCGATGGACCTGAAGCGTGGCATCGACAAGGCTGTACAAGCTGTTGTAGCTAACCTGAAGCAGCAGTCGAAGAAGATCGAAAACTCTTCGGAAATTGCCCAGGTAGGTACCATCTCGGCTAACAACGACACCGAAATCGGCCAGATGATTGCCAACGCCATGGACAAGGTTGGCAAAGAAGGCGTAATCACGGTGGAAGAAGCGCGCGGCACCGAAACCGAAGTAAAAACGGTTGAAGGCATGCAGTTCGACCGCGGCTACCTGTCGCCGTACTTCGTAACGAACGCCGAGAAGATGGAAGCCGAGCTCGACTCGCCCTTCATCCTGATTTACGACAAGAAAGTAAGCACCATGAAGGAGCTCCTGCCCGTGCTGGAGCAAGTGGTGCAAACCGGCAAGCCCCTGCTGATCATCGCCGAAGACGTTGACGGTGAGGCGCTGGCCACGCTGGTAGTAAATAAGCTGCGTGGCTCGCTGAAAATCGCTGCCGTGAAGGCTCCGGGCTTTGGCGACCGTCGTAAGGCTATGCTGGAAGACATTGCTGCCCTCACTGGCGGCACCGTTATCAGCGAAGAGCGCGGCTACAAGCTCGACAACGCTACCCTCGATTACCTCGGCCAAGCCGAGAAGATCATCGTTGACAAAGACAACACGACCATCGTGAACGGCCGTGGCCGTTCGGAGGACATCCAGGCTCGTGTAGGCCAGATCAAGGCTCAGATCGAAACCACTACCTCGGACTACGACAAGGAGAAGCTGCAAGAGCGTCTGGCCAAGCTGTCGGGCGGTGTGGCTATCCTCTACATCGGTGCTTCGACGGAGGTTGAGATGAAGGAGAAGAAAGACCGCGTGGACGATGCCCTGCACGCTACCCGCGCCGCCGTTGAGGAAGGCGTGGTGCCCGGCGGCGGTGTAGCCCTGGTACGCGCCCTGGATTCGCTGGAAGCCGTTGATACCATCAACAGCGACGAGCGCACGGGTGTAAACATCATCCGCACGGCTCTGGAAGCTCCCCTGCGCACCATCGTGGCCAACGCCGGTGGCGAAGGCTCGGTAGTAGTGCAGAAAGTGCGCGACGGCCAAGGCGACTTCGGCTACAACGCCCGCGAAGACCGCTACGAGAACCTGATGGCTGCTGGTATCCTCGACCCGACCAAGGTTACCCGCCTGGCTCTCGAAAACGCTGCTTCCATCGCCGGCCTGCTGCTGACGACTGAGTGCGTGATTTCGGAAGAAGCCGAAGAAGATAAAGCCGGTGCCGGCGCTGCCGCTGGTATGGGCGGCATGGGTGGCATGGGCGGCATGATGTAA
- the pckA gene encoding phosphoenolpyruvate carboxykinase (ATP), which yields MNRLQPLGISQAKEVCLNLTPAELVEEALKNGEGTLTDTGALMADTGKFTGRSPKDRFVVKDESTADSVWWGDINIPFDAQKFDQLHEKMVAYLADKKIYVRDAYAGAHPDYQLKLRVVNELAWHNLFCYNMFLRPEQGADTSWAPDFSIICAPGFEADPAVDGTRQSNFAILNFSKKMILIGGTGYAGEMKKGIFGVLNYLLPHEKNTLAMHCSANVGKEGDTAIFFGLSGTGKTTLSADPNRGLIGDDEHGWMPGNAGIFNFEGGCYAKVIDLSREKEPEIWDAIKFGSIVENTRFIPGTHTVDYANKSVTENTRTAYPIHYINNAVEPSVAGVPKNIFFLTADAFGVIPPISKLDKSHAMYHFMSGYTAKVAGTEVGVTEPQTTFSACFGQVFLPLHPTKYAEMLGQKMEEHPNVNVWLVNTGWSGGSYGVGSRMKLSYTRAMITAALNGELNDVEFVKHPIFGVEVPTSVPNVPAEILDPRNTWSDKEAYDKTAASLAEKFVANFQKFADFANEEILAGAPKVEAVANA from the coding sequence ATGAACCGCCTCCAGCCGCTCGGTATCAGCCAGGCCAAAGAGGTGTGCCTGAACCTTACCCCCGCCGAATTGGTGGAAGAAGCCCTGAAAAACGGCGAAGGCACCCTGACCGACACGGGGGCGCTGATGGCCGACACGGGCAAGTTTACCGGCCGCTCGCCCAAAGACCGTTTTGTGGTGAAGGACGAGAGCACGGCCGACTCGGTGTGGTGGGGCGACATCAACATTCCGTTTGACGCGCAGAAGTTCGATCAGCTGCACGAGAAAATGGTGGCCTACTTGGCCGACAAGAAGATTTACGTGCGCGATGCCTACGCCGGGGCTCACCCCGACTATCAGCTGAAGCTGCGCGTGGTAAACGAGCTGGCTTGGCACAACCTGTTCTGCTACAACATGTTCTTGCGCCCCGAGCAAGGCGCCGACACCAGCTGGGCTCCCGACTTCAGCATTATTTGCGCCCCTGGCTTCGAGGCCGACCCGGCAGTTGACGGCACGCGCCAGAGCAACTTCGCCATCCTCAACTTCTCGAAGAAGATGATCCTGATCGGCGGCACGGGCTACGCTGGCGAGATGAAGAAGGGCATTTTCGGGGTACTGAACTACCTGCTGCCCCACGAGAAGAACACGCTGGCCATGCACTGCTCGGCCAACGTGGGCAAAGAAGGCGACACCGCCATCTTCTTCGGCCTGTCGGGCACGGGCAAAACCACCCTGTCGGCCGACCCGAACCGTGGCCTTATCGGCGACGACGAGCACGGCTGGATGCCCGGCAACGCCGGCATCTTCAACTTTGAGGGCGGCTGCTACGCTAAGGTTATTGACCTGAGCCGCGAGAAAGAGCCCGAAATCTGGGACGCCATCAAGTTCGGCTCGATCGTGGAGAACACGCGCTTTATCCCCGGCACGCACACCGTGGATTACGCCAACAAGTCGGTAACGGAAAACACCCGCACCGCCTACCCCATCCACTACATCAACAACGCGGTAGAGCCCTCGGTGGCCGGCGTTCCGAAGAACATCTTCTTCCTGACGGCCGACGCTTTCGGCGTAATTCCGCCCATCAGCAAGCTCGATAAGTCGCACGCCATGTACCACTTCATGTCGGGCTACACCGCCAAAGTAGCCGGCACCGAGGTGGGCGTAACCGAGCCGCAAACCACGTTCTCGGCTTGCTTCGGCCAGGTATTCCTGCCGCTGCACCCCACCAAATACGCCGAGATGCTGGGCCAGAAAATGGAAGAGCACCCCAACGTGAACGTGTGGCTGGTGAACACCGGCTGGTCGGGTGGTTCGTACGGCGTGGGCTCGCGCATGAAGCTGAGCTACACCCGCGCCATGATTACGGCTGCCCTGAACGGCGAGCTGAACGACGTGGAGTTCGTGAAGCACCCCATCTTCGGCGTAGAGGTGCCCACCTCGGTACCGAACGTGCCCGCCGAAATCCTCGACCCGCGCAACACCTGGTCGGACAAGGAAGCTTACGACAAAACGGCTGCTTCGCTGGCCGAGAAGTTCGTAGCCAACTTCCAGAAGTTCGCCGATTTCGCCAACGAAGAAATACTGGCTGGCGCGCCGAAAGTAGAGGCCGTAGCCAACGCCTAA
- the groES gene encoding co-chaperone GroES, producing the protein MAVSIKPLADRVIIAPAAAEEKTKSGIIIPDTAKEKPQRGEVVAVGEGKVADNGTLVKPQVSVGDQVLYGKYAGTEITVDGQDYLIMRESDILAIL; encoded by the coding sequence ATGGCTGTTAGCATCAAACCGCTGGCCGACCGAGTGATCATCGCACCGGCCGCCGCCGAAGAAAAAACCAAGTCGGGCATCATCATTCCCGATACGGCCAAAGAGAAGCCGCAGCGCGGCGAAGTGGTGGCCGTAGGCGAAGGCAAAGTGGCCGACAACGGCACCCTCGTTAAGCCGCAGGTATCGGTAGGCGACCAAGTACTGTACGGCAAGTATGCCGGCACCGAGATTACCGTTGATGGTCAGGACTACCTGATCATGCGCGAATCGGACATCCTCGCCATCCTGTAA